In Calditrichota bacterium, the following are encoded in one genomic region:
- a CDS encoding ferrous iron transport protein A, with the protein MHRRKNEERESPSEVDLAGLRPGESGTVVRIAGGHGVVKRLEVLGVKPGVTVTKVSSQMLRGPVTFRVGSSQYAIGFGMARRVIVRR; encoded by the coding sequence ATGCACAGGAGGAAGAACGAAGAGCGGGAGAGCCCCTCTGAGGTGGACTTAGCTGGATTGCGACCGGGCGAGAGTGGCACCGTGGTGAGGATTGCTGGGGGGCATGGAGTCGTCAAGCGGTTGGAAGTCTTGGGGGTCAAACCAGGAGTCACGGTGACCAAGGTCTCCAGTCAGATGCTGCGTGGGCCGGTGACCTTTCGGGTGGGGTCCAGCCAGTACGCAATCGGCTTTGGTATGGCGCGCAGGGTGATCGTGCGGCGATGA